In Myxococcus stipitatus, the DNA window CGGGGACGCTGCGGCGCATGCTGGCGCGGGGCGTGGACGTGGTGCACGTGCACACGCCGAACCCCACCATGGTGCTGGCGCTGGACGTGGTGCCGAGGCTGCCTCCGCTCGTCGTCACGCACCACAGCGATGTCATCCGCCAGCGGGTGGCGGGCGCGCTCTTCCGGCCCTTCGAGGCGGTGTTGTACGCGCGGGCCCGGCGGGTGCTGGCCACCAGCGAGGCGTACGTGCCGGGCTCGCCCTTGCTGCGCGCGTTCCAATCCAAGGTGCGGGCGTTGCCGTTGGGCATCGACCTGGCGCCGTTCCTCCACCCGTCCGAGGCCGCGCGGCGGGAGGAGGCGCGTTGGCGGGAGCTGGCGGCGGGCGCGCCGCTGTGGCTGATGGTGGGCCGGCTCGTCTACTACAAGGGCTTGTTCACGGCGCTGGAGGCGCTGGCCCGGGTGCCGGGGCGCCTGGTGGTGGTGGGCGTGGGGCAATTGGAGGCGCAGGCGCGCGAGCGCGCCCGGGCGCTGGGGGTGGAGGACCGCGTCACGTGGACGGGGTACCTGCCTCCGGACGCGCTCATCGGGGCCTACCGCGCGGCCACCGCGCTGTGGTTCCCGAGCAACGCGCGGAGCGAGGCCTACGGCTTGTCGCAGGCGGAGGCCCTGGCGTGTGGGCTGCCGGTGCTGAACACGGCGATTCCGCACTCCGGCGTCCCCTGGGTGAGTCGTCACGAGGAGACGGGGCTGACGGTGCCGGTGGGCGACGCGGAGGCCCTGGCCCGCGCCGCGCGCAGGCTGCTGGAGGAGCCGGGGCTCGCGGAGCGGCTGGGGCACGGGGCGCGGGCCCGCGCGAGCGCGGAGCTGCGGCACGACGTCATGGCCACGCGCAGCCTCGCGCTGTACGCGGAGGCGCTGGGAAGGCCTGTCCCCGAGGAGTCCGCGCCCTCGCGGGCCGTCGCGGGGAGGGCGTGAGGCGGCCACCATGCGCGTGCTTCATGTCTACAGCGGCAATCTCTTCGGGGGCATCGAGTCCTTCCTGGTGACGCTGGCGCGCGAGTCCGCGCGCCACGGGACGGGCACGACGCACGAGTACGCGCTGTGCTTCGAGGGGCGGCTGTCGGAGGCGCTGCGCGAGGCGGGCGCGGTGGTGCACCTGCTGGGGCCCGCGCGAGTCGGTCGGCCGTGGACGGTGTGGCGCGCCCGGAGCGCGCTGCGCGCGGTGCTGGAGGCGGGGGCCTACTCGGCGGTGGTGTGTCATGCCGCGTGGCCCCAGGCGCTGTTCGGCGCGGTGGTGCGCGGGGTGGGCGTGCCGCTGGTGTTCTACCAGCACGACGCGCTGACGGGGCGGCACTGGGTGGAGCGGTGGGCTCGTGTCACGGCGCCGGACCTGGTGCTGGCCAACAGCCGTTTCACCGCGCGCTCCCTGTCCCATGTCTATCCGCGAGCGCCGTTCCGGGTCCGGCATCCCCTGGTGCCCCCGGCGGCGAGTCCGT includes these proteins:
- a CDS encoding glycosyltransferase, coding for MSAPMAGAGLRVLHLGKFYPPASGGIESHVQTLARAQAALGAQVEVLCANHSVDGTGTSHEFHGRSPTREDWDGLVRVVRLGRAASVARMDVLPQLPGTLRRMLARGVDVVHVHTPNPTMVLALDVVPRLPPLVVTHHSDVIRQRVAGALFRPFEAVLYARARRVLATSEAYVPGSPLLRAFQSKVRALPLGIDLAPFLHPSEAARREEARWRELAAGAPLWLMVGRLVYYKGLFTALEALARVPGRLVVVGVGQLEAQARERARALGVEDRVTWTGYLPPDALIGAYRAATALWFPSNARSEAYGLSQAEALACGLPVLNTAIPHSGVPWVSRHEETGLTVPVGDAEALARAARRLLEEPGLAERLGHGARARASAELRHDVMATRSLALYAEALGRPVPEESAPSRAVAGRA